The following nucleotide sequence is from bacterium BMS3Abin11.
TATTGAAACTTACTGTAGAATGATTACAGCGGCGTTCCGGTACCTCTGGCATGTACCGGTTAGTGTAAGTCCAGGGACAGCCCACCGTAGGCAATGCCCGTCAGGTGGGTCATCTCGCGATCCCAGGCAGTCAGATCATCGATACAGAACTTATTCAGATGATCATGACCGCAGGCCCGGGCCATCACCTGCATCAGTTCGGTAGAAGCACGGAAGAAATTGTTTAGTTGCTCTGCGCCTTTTTCGATCTTCAGGCGCTGGCGCAGATGGGGCTTCTGGGTGGCGATACCTACCGGGCAGTTGTTGGTGTGGCAGGCCCGCATACCCAGGCAACCGATTGCCTGGATCGCCGAGTTGGAAACCGCGATGGCGTCGGCACCCAATGCCATGGCTTTGATAAAATCAGCCGGCAAACGAAGCCCACCGGTGATCACCAGCGTCACATCGTTGCGGCCCTTTTTGTCCAGATAGCGGCGCGCGCGCGCCAGGGCCGGGATAGTGGGCACCGAGATGTTGTCGCGGAAGATCAACGGCGCAGCGCCGGTACCACCGCCACGACCGTCCAGAATGATGTAGTCCACACCGATCTGCAGGGCGGCCTCGATATCCCGTTCAATGTGCTGGGCGGAAAGTTTGACGCCGATGGGAATACCGCCTGTTGCTTCGCGCACCTCATCAGCAAAGCGCCTATACTCATCTATATTGTCCCAGTCCGGGAAGCGGGGCGGCGAAATAGCGGCTTCACCTTCGTCAAGCCCACGCACCCTGGCAATCTTGCCTTTTACCTTGTTACCAGGCAGGTGGCCACCAGTGCCCGTCTTGGCGCCCTGACCACATTTAAAATGAAAGGCCTGGCACTTCTTAATCCTGTCCATGGAGTAGCCGAAACGGGCTGATGCCAGTTCGTACAGATAGCGTGAGTTAGCACCCTGCTCTTCCGGCAACATACCGCCCTCGCCAGAACAGATGCCAGTTCCCGCCAGCTCGGCACCCATCGCGAGCGATACCTTGGCCTCCTCTGACAAGGCACCAAAACTCATGTCCGAAACAAACAATGGGCGCTCCAGCAACAATGGCCTGGCGGCGTTGGGCCCGATAATGACCTCGGTACCAACAGCATCCTCATCCAGCAGGGGGACTTTGTGTAGCTGGGCCGTCACTAGCTGAATCTGCTCCCACCTGGGTAACTCATCCCGCGGAACGCCCATCGCGCTAACCCGCCCATGGTGCCCCACCTTCGACAGGCCATGTTCCGCCAGGTGCTGGATGTACTGGGTGTGCGGCTCTTCCGGTCCGCCGTGGATATCCTTGTACAAACCCTGGTAGGTGTCTCGATCATAGGGTTGGGGGTTGTCCACGGCCCAGGCCTCGATCTCATCTTCATCGACCCATACCTTGCCGTCCTCCACCCAGGCATTGAAACGCTGCAACCGTTCCGAAGAATTGTAGGAACTCACCCCCGATTTGTAGCAGTAGTCCCAGTTGTGCACACCGCAAACCAGATTCCCTCCTTCGATATGTCCGTCCGCCATCAGGGCACCGCGGTGAGCGCAACGGCCATAGAGTACTGAGACCTCGTTTTCTTCCTCTAAACGAATCACGACGAGATCGACATCCGCGACAAGGGCGTAGGTGGGTTTCAATATTTCCAGGTCAGGCCAGTTAGCAATAACGGTTTTGTGCATTAGTGCTGCTCCACAATTATATGTTTTTTTGAAAGGTTATGTTCACTGACTTGGTGCCGGAGGATCCCTACAATCGTGAATCCCCCCTGCCGTCCACCAATATCATTTTTATGCACAGCAGCAGCTCCACCACAACCCCATAGGGGCCGCCAATACTAAATCAGTTAGCGATTGATTCAAAGCAATTTGATTAGGGTTTTTGTGAGAAAGCCTGATGACAATCAGCGTGATTGCCGTTGCCGTAGACGCATAGGTGGCCAGCCGCATCTAACGGGCATTTTTCAGTTGTGCCGGATTCCGCTAGCTAAATGAACGTCGAATGGAGTTGAAGAATAGTTTCCAATTGGGCCTCCGCTGCCACTTTGCCCGCAGTGATGGCATCTTCAGCCCGATAGAATTCCAGCGAGCCAATTTCGCTGATATCGGGTTTTAATAGCAAGTCGGGCGGCAAAATGTGCATGCGCAGGCGCATGATTATGTCCTGGACAATCAATTGGGACTGGTTCATAACCGAACTGACGCCGAGACTGCTTTCCTTATGGAACGGAAAATGGTGCTTTCGTCTGAACCCCTGGAACCATTCGCTAAGATGTTGCGGCATGTTCGGCCAGACATCAACCAACAACTCTTTCAGCCTCTTATCCCATTCCGGCGCTTCTTTTTCACGGTGTGCGGCATGCATCTCAACACTCGGGTGGACCTGTACCGCAAGAACCGGACCACCAAAGAGCGTCCTTGCGGAATCAAAGGGTACGGGATTAACCATTCCGCCATCAATCAGCGTTCGGCCATCTTTCTGGAAGGGAGTAAGCAGACCCGGATAGGAAATGCTGGCACGCACGGCGTCGAGTAGATTGCCTTTGCGAATGACGACCTGTGCTCCGGTGGAGAGATCAGTGGCAATAGCAGCGAATGCAGTGGGTAAATTTTCAATTTTCTTGTCCGCCATGTATGGCGTTAGATATTCGCGGATACCCTTGTCGGTGGAAACACCGGGCTCACTGGAATCGGGCGTGAACAGGTGCATGGTGGATACCCAGTCCATACGACAGGCGAGTT
It contains:
- the gltA_1 gene encoding glutamate synthase [NADPH] large chain, which gives rise to MHKTVIANWPDLEILKPTYALVADVDLVVIRLEEENEVSVLYGRCAHRGALMADGHIEGGNLVCGVHNWDYCYKSGVSSYNSSERLQRFNAWVEDGKVWVDEDEIEAWAVDNPQPYDRDTYQGLYKDIHGGPEEPHTQYIQHLAEHGLSKVGHHGRVSAMGVPRDELPRWEQIQLVTAQLHKVPLLDEDAVGTEVIIGPNAARPLLLERPLFVSDMSFGALSEEAKVSLAMGAELAGTGICSGEGGMLPEEQGANSRYLYELASARFGYSMDRIKKCQAFHFKCGQGAKTGTGGHLPGNKVKGKIARVRGLDEGEAAISPPRFPDWDNIDEYRRFADEVREATGGIPIGVKLSAQHIERDIEAALQIGVDYIILDGRGGGTGAAPLIFRDNISVPTIPALARARRYLDKKGRNDVTLVITGGLRLPADFIKAMALGADAIAVSNSAIQAIGCLGMRACHTNNCPVGIATQKPHLRQRLKIEKGAEQLNNFFRASTELMQVMARACGHDHLNKFCIDDLTAWDREMTHLTGIAYGGLSLDLH
- the rssA_1 gene encoding NTE family protein RssA, which translates into the protein MNRVRDRGLVLALGGGGARGLAHIGVIEVLVREKIPVRAIVGTSIGAEIGAFFATGTPIKEIRELACRMDWVSTMHLFTPDSSEPGVSTDKGIREYLTPYMADKKIENLPTAFAAIATDLSTGAQVVIRKGNLLDAVRASISYPGLLTPFQKDGRTLIDGGMVNPVPFDSARTLFGGPVLAVQVHPSVEMHAAHREKEAPEWDKRLKELLVDVWPNMPQHLSEWFQGFRRKHHFPFHKESSLGVSSVMNQSQLIVQDIIMRLRMHILPPDLLLKPDISEIGSLEFYRAEDAITAGKVAAEAQLETILQLHSTFI